A genome region from Gemmatimonadota bacterium includes the following:
- a CDS encoding BatD family protein, producing the protein MRQWTHRSLCLLLLFGPLSVTGQEVSVTAEVNRTRVTIDETLILTISVSGSDLGDVPKPELPDMQSFSVIGSTSSSSTSFNLVNGKLSSSRSVRYIYQLKPRKTGTLVIGSAELTYDGATHETTPVSIVVTQGASGPSPGGTRVAPPGGTPAAPASLSQDNTGLPDLGDAVYIRTTLDKKRVYLGEQVTVTYTLYTRLGLSNARYDEVPSYTGFWLEELFSAHHLDFMEEIIAGRRYAVARLRQVALFPTVTGELKIEPLSMICDVQGERSRRSLLDRFMNDPFDTFFSNTRQIRVVSGGQTVTVLPLPGEGRPAGFSNAVGDFSLKATVDQATTEVNQPVTLTIVLAGEGNLKTVEDPALPPLDYFKEYQSGNKAEYASAGSRVSGTKTWEHVLIPTLPGDHSIASLSFPFFNPDTDAYRVATTDPVTITVLPPSGEQAAVVDMPRKTVVRQIREDIQYIKPETVFLGDQGEVLFRSSWYLLLHALPVAVILAAFFYRSHAHRLRSDAGYARRRRARGNADGELRQSKEKLDQGALDQAFTGISNALYGYVADKCNLPTAGLTSPRVVELLRERGMDDDTVELVKDCLDACDMARFAPTALTAEHTEDVLGRARKGIESIESQMAGDR; encoded by the coding sequence ATGAGACAGTGGACGCACAGAAGCCTGTGCCTGTTGCTGCTTTTTGGGCCGCTTTCCGTGACGGGGCAGGAAGTCTCGGTTACGGCGGAGGTGAACCGGACCCGGGTGACGATCGACGAGACGCTGATTTTGACGATCTCGGTGTCGGGATCCGACCTGGGCGATGTCCCGAAGCCCGAATTGCCCGATATGCAGTCTTTCAGCGTCATCGGCAGTACCTCCTCCTCGTCCACCAGCTTCAATCTGGTCAACGGTAAGTTGTCCTCCTCAAGGTCCGTGCGGTATATCTACCAGTTGAAACCCCGGAAGACGGGGACCCTGGTCATCGGCTCGGCCGAACTGACCTATGACGGGGCCACCCATGAAACGACGCCTGTATCGATCGTGGTCACGCAGGGCGCCTCGGGTCCGTCGCCGGGCGGAACCCGTGTCGCACCGCCGGGCGGAACCCCGGCCGCGCCGGCGAGTCTTTCGCAGGATAACACCGGCTTGCCGGACCTCGGGGACGCCGTATATATCCGGACCACCCTGGACAAGAAGCGGGTCTACCTGGGCGAGCAGGTCACGGTGACCTACACGCTGTACACCCGCCTGGGCCTGTCGAATGCGCGGTACGATGAGGTCCCCTCCTATACCGGTTTCTGGCTGGAGGAGCTCTTTTCCGCGCACCACCTCGATTTCATGGAAGAAATCATTGCCGGCAGGCGGTACGCCGTAGCCAGGCTGCGGCAGGTCGCGTTGTTTCCCACCGTGACGGGCGAGTTGAAAATCGAGCCGCTGTCCATGATCTGCGACGTACAGGGCGAGCGATCCCGCAGAAGCCTCCTCGACCGCTTTATGAACGATCCCTTCGACACGTTTTTCTCTAATACACGCCAGATCAGGGTGGTGTCCGGAGGGCAGACCGTGACGGTTCTGCCGCTTCCGGGCGAGGGCCGCCCCGCCGGTTTCAGCAACGCGGTGGGCGACTTCTCGCTTAAGGCGACGGTGGACCAGGCCACCACGGAGGTTAACCAGCCCGTGACGCTGACGATTGTGCTGGCCGGCGAGGGCAACCTGAAGACCGTGGAAGATCCCGCCCTGCCGCCGCTCGACTACTTCAAGGAATACCAGTCCGGGAACAAGGCGGAATACGCGTCAGCCGGATCGCGCGTTTCGGGAACGAAAACCTGGGAACACGTGCTCATCCCCACCCTCCCCGGCGACCATTCCATCGCGTCGCTTTCCTTTCCTTTCTTCAATCCCGATACGGATGCCTATCGGGTTGCGACGACCGACCCGGTAACCATTACCGTCCTGCCGCCCAGCGGAGAACAGGCCGCCGTCGTCGATATGCCGCGCAAGACGGTCGTCCGGCAAATAAGGGAGGATATACAGTACATCAAGCCCGAAACGGTATTCCTCGGCGATCAGGGAGAGGTCCTGTTCAGGTCATCTTGGTATCTTCTATTGCACGCCCTGCCCGTCGCCGTGATCCTGGCCGCGTTCTTTTACAGGTCCCACGCCCACCGCCTGCGGAGCGATGCCGGTTACGCCCGGCGGCGCCGGGCGAGAGGCAACGCCGATGGCGAACTGCGGCAATCGAAAGAGAAGCTGGATCAGGGTGCGCTTGACCAGGCCTTCACGGGCATATCCAACGCCCTGTACGGCTATGTCGCCGACAAGTGCAATCTGCCGACGGCCGGTCTGACGTCGCCCCGCGTCGTTGAACTGCTCAGGGAGAGGGGCATGGACGACGACACGGTAGAGCTGGTCAAGGACTGCCTGGACGCTTGCGACATGGCCCGGTTCGCCCCGACGGCGCTCACGGCGGAACATACCGAAGACGTCCTCGGCAGGGCCCGTAAGGGCATCGAATCCATCGAATCGCAGATGGCCGGAGACCGTTGA
- a CDS encoding tetratricopeptide repeat protein: MKTNPLPTMRAQGISGAVSKPEGNPERYGRRGLVSWLILVALAAGCAAAGCAEDTADRQTVELYRQGNQLYEGGKYAEASRTYERIIQRGIRNGHVYYNLGNAYYKQDRIGRAILAYERASRLMPRDGDLRNNLDLANERTVDQIARDVPWFGRQALDAVTVNEATVVATVSGFIASLALVCYLIARRPRARSASGYALLVTCLVLLLAAGFMGIKIYDSLGNDEGIVLSPTVVVRTSPDAASEPVFTLHEGARVQLVEHRDDWMRIRLPDGKNGWLSRDDLEGI, translated from the coding sequence TTGAAAACCAATCCACTACCCACCATGCGCGCACAGGGCATATCCGGTGCCGTCTCGAAACCGGAAGGGAATCCGGAGCGGTACGGCCGCCGCGGCCTGGTCTCGTGGCTGATCCTGGTCGCCCTGGCCGCCGGCTGCGCGGCCGCCGGCTGCGCCGAAGATACGGCGGACAGGCAGACCGTGGAGTTGTACCGGCAGGGCAACCAACTGTATGAAGGCGGGAAGTATGCGGAGGCGAGCCGGACGTACGAACGCATCATTCAGCGCGGGATACGTAACGGGCACGTATACTACAACCTGGGGAACGCGTATTACAAGCAGGACCGGATCGGCCGGGCCATCCTGGCCTACGAAAGGGCTTCCCGCCTGATGCCTCGGGACGGAGATCTGCGAAACAACCTGGACCTGGCCAACGAAAGGACGGTCGACCAGATTGCCCGCGACGTGCCGTGGTTCGGCAGGCAGGCGCTGGACGCAGTGACGGTGAATGAAGCCACGGTTGTTGCCACCGTATCGGGGTTTATCGCGTCGCTGGCCCTGGTGTGCTACTTGATTGCCAGGCGGCCGCGCGCGCGGTCCGCGTCAGGCTATGCTTTACTGGTCACGTGCCTCGTCTTGTTGCTGGCCGCCGGGTTCATGGGCATAAAGATCTACGATAGCCTGGGGAATGACGAAGGCATCGTCCTGAGCCCAACGGTCGTGGTCAGAACGAGCCCCGACGCAGCATCCGAACCGGTTTTCACGCTACACGAGGGTGCCAGGGTGCAACTGGTCGAACACCGGGACGACTGGATGCGAATCCGCTTGCCGGACGGCAAGAACGGCTGGCTCTCCCGGGACGATCTCGAAGGCATCTGA
- a CDS encoding aminotransferase class V-fold PLP-dependent enzyme, protein MLTSISEPQTQRIDPGDDAYWSQVRSQFITEPDHAYLNNAALGMPPKPVRDAVAAGFRLMSENPSKAKRVFQDYIEEELRPAMAGFLRAETGEIALARNATEGLYHIVNGLELAPGDRILMTTQEHPSAVKPWKVRAERDGIEIREVQIPSPLTGEDDIVERIAGAIDRRTKVFFFCHVTRGGYLYPVRRLCALARDRGLISAIDGAQAVGMLDVDLADMECDLYTNSLHKWFLGPAGTGFLYVNRALQPSFGTLYAPVAEPGVDARRYEIQGTYDLPVRAALGTALDFLNRIGICNIERRLRMLSDYLRQALLDIPRLRLLTSQSHDISSPGSTIFEFDGINAARWRGPMETEANLHVDDHDRDGHHGIRISTHYYNTTDEIDRCVDKLRDMLRREG, encoded by the coding sequence ATGCTGACTTCCATCTCCGAACCACAGACCCAACGCATTGATCCCGGTGATGATGCGTACTGGTCCCAGGTCCGGTCGCAGTTCATAACGGAACCGGACCACGCCTACCTCAACAACGCCGCTCTGGGCATGCCGCCCAAGCCTGTTCGGGACGCCGTCGCAGCGGGTTTTCGCCTGATGTCCGAGAATCCGTCGAAGGCCAAGCGGGTCTTCCAGGACTATATCGAAGAGGAACTCAGGCCGGCCATGGCGGGTTTTCTACGCGCGGAAACCGGTGAGATCGCCCTGGCCCGCAACGCGACCGAGGGCCTCTATCATATCGTCAACGGCCTGGAACTGGCGCCCGGCGACCGGATCCTGATGACTACCCAGGAGCATCCCAGCGCGGTGAAGCCCTGGAAGGTACGGGCGGAACGGGACGGGATCGAGATCAGGGAGGTCCAGATCCCCAGCCCGTTAACTGGAGAGGATGATATCGTGGAGCGCATAGCCGGGGCGATCGACAGGCGGACGAAGGTGTTCTTTTTCTGCCACGTGACCCGCGGGGGATACCTGTATCCGGTCAGGCGGCTTTGCGCCCTGGCCAGGGACCGGGGGCTGATATCGGCCATCGACGGCGCCCAGGCCGTGGGTATGCTGGACGTCGACCTGGCGGATATGGAATGCGACCTGTATACCAACAGCCTGCACAAGTGGTTTCTAGGTCCCGCCGGCACGGGGTTTCTGTACGTCAATCGCGCCCTGCAGCCTTCCTTCGGCACGCTGTACGCGCCAGTGGCGGAACCCGGGGTGGACGCCCGCCGTTACGAGATTCAGGGGACCTACGATCTTCCCGTTCGAGCGGCCCTCGGCACCGCCCTCGATTTCCTGAACCGGATCGGCATATGCAATATCGAAAGGCGGCTGCGCATGCTGTCGGATTACCTGAGACAGGCCCTCCTGGATATCCCCCGGCTGCGGTTGCTCACCAGCCAGTCCCACGACATCTCGTCGCCCGGCTCCACCATCTTCGAATTCGACGGGATCAACGCGGCGCGATGGCGCGGCCCCATGGAGACGGAAGCGAATCTGCACGTGGACGACCACGACCGGGACGGTCACCACGGCATCCGCATCTCCACCCACTATTACAACACTACGGACGAGATCGACCGGTGCGTGGACAAGTTGAGAGATATGTTACGGCGGGAAGGGTAG
- a CDS encoding sulfotransferase produces the protein MSIITIIGRGHSGTRAISHTLYTSGVFMGRTINASGDKVPPHDLYDACRIFAKYVAWKGGLTWDYARVMGMDPDPEFVEKMETYLADVAENGNPHRGWKLPETTLVYPWIVRMFPDIRYIHWIRDPRDGILADHRTDDLGDFGIAYPDDPDIRRRRAISWLYQYQLMKATPKPVHLLTVRFEDFVLNQEETLRRLEDYLGIPLSRIVVRPEAVGRWKKAEGDLPMDLLGEALDELGYEV, from the coding sequence ATGTCCATCATCACCATCATAGGCCGGGGGCACTCCGGAACGCGGGCCATATCGCACACGCTCTATACGAGCGGCGTGTTCATGGGGAGAACAATAAACGCGTCCGGCGACAAGGTACCGCCGCACGATCTGTACGACGCCTGCCGCATCTTCGCGAAATACGTGGCCTGGAAGGGTGGACTTACCTGGGACTACGCACGGGTGATGGGAATGGATCCCGACCCGGAATTCGTGGAAAAAATGGAAACGTACCTGGCCGACGTGGCGGAAAACGGGAACCCGCACCGCGGCTGGAAACTCCCGGAAACGACACTCGTCTATCCCTGGATCGTCCGCATGTTTCCCGATATCCGGTATATACACTGGATCCGGGACCCCCGGGACGGCATCCTGGCCGACCACAGGACGGACGATCTCGGTGATTTCGGCATCGCTTATCCCGACGACCCGGACATACGCCGGCGCAGGGCCATTTCCTGGCTGTACCAGTATCAGCTCATGAAAGCAACGCCGAAACCCGTACATCTGCTGACCGTACGGTTCGAGGACTTCGTGTTGAACCAGGAAGAGACCCTGCGCCGGCTGGAAGACTACCTCGGCATTCCCCTCAGCCGCATCGTCGTTCGCCCCGAAGCGGTGGGCCGGTGGAAAAAGGCGGAAGGCGATCTCCCCATGGACTTGCTGGGGGAAGCGCTGGACGAACTGGGATATGAAGTCTGA
- the surE gene encoding 5'/3'-nucleotidase SurE — protein sequence MKLIVTNDDGIEAQGLLTLAGLASQWGDVVIVAPAEIQSGASHQLTNDRPIRVDELAGDRYRVWGTPADCARLALGQLAPDGDWVLSGINHGANLGVDVYESGTVAAAREAAFHGCKAMALSHYVAEGRAIDWPLAAERLGPLLKRLLCEPLESGCFLNVNLPHPEHNEPRLETKIASVDSSPFRHTFARTGNGYQNMDVYHERPRRPGQDTDLCFSGHISVSRIRV from the coding sequence GTGAAACTGATCGTTACCAACGACGACGGCATTGAGGCGCAGGGTCTGCTGACCCTCGCCGGCCTGGCGTCGCAGTGGGGCGATGTGGTCATTGTCGCACCGGCGGAAATCCAATCCGGCGCCAGCCACCAGTTGACCAACGACCGCCCAATCCGCGTGGATGAACTCGCCGGAGACCGATACAGGGTCTGGGGCACACCGGCCGACTGCGCCCGCCTGGCGCTCGGTCAACTGGCGCCAGATGGAGACTGGGTGCTTTCCGGGATAAACCACGGGGCCAATCTCGGGGTGGACGTCTACGAATCCGGTACGGTGGCAGCCGCCAGGGAAGCGGCGTTCCACGGATGCAAGGCCATGGCGCTGTCCCATTATGTGGCGGAGGGAAGGGCGATCGACTGGCCGCTGGCCGCCGAACGCCTCGGGCCGTTGCTCAAACGCCTGCTGTGCGAACCCCTGGAATCCGGATGTTTTCTAAACGTGAACCTGCCGCACCCGGAGCACAACGAACCCCGGCTGGAGACAAAAATCGCTTCCGTGGACTCGAGTCCCTTCAGGCACACATTCGCACGAACCGGAAACGGATATCAAAACATGGATGTATACCACGAACGGCCCCGGCGACCCGGCCAGGATACCGATCTTTGCTTTAGTGGCCATATTTCCGTGTCCAGAATCAGGGTCTGA
- a CDS encoding PspC domain-containing protein, translating to MPRKILYRSSSNRMISGICGGLAEYFDVDASVLRIALVAFTVITLPAFGPFVFLAYLVCVFIIPRNPDPTPVDAAEAQPASEASGQAGEAGQTGQQAQGYPSTSRNNNTVWGILLILLAVIVLTYSYAPDFGPDFGRFSFILPLVPIVAIGAAVFILFAYRGQIMEFFRHRRLYRLNEGKKIFGVCNGLADAFDLDPTLVRIGFFIAFLFSVGTVTLLYLFMAFVMPVGRPESPVENA from the coding sequence GTGCCTAGGAAAATCCTCTACAGATCCTCTTCCAACAGGATGATAAGCGGCATATGCGGCGGCCTGGCCGAATACTTCGACGTGGACGCCTCCGTGCTTCGCATCGCCCTGGTCGCCTTCACGGTCATCACCCTGCCCGCTTTCGGCCCCTTCGTCTTCCTCGCGTACCTGGTGTGCGTTTTCATCATACCCCGGAATCCCGACCCGACGCCCGTGGACGCAGCCGAGGCGCAGCCGGCTTCCGAGGCATCGGGCCAGGCGGGCGAGGCGGGCCAGACGGGCCAGCAAGCCCAAGGCTACCCGAGCACCTCCCGGAACAACAACACGGTCTGGGGAATCCTGCTGATCCTGCTGGCCGTGATCGTGCTGACCTATTCATACGCTCCGGACTTCGGGCCGGACTTCGGGCGATTCTCCTTCATCCTTCCGCTGGTGCCCATCGTGGCAATCGGCGCCGCGGTTTTTATCCTGTTCGCATACAGAGGGCAGATCATGGAGTTCTTCAGACATCGACGACTGTACAGGCTCAATGAAGGCAAGAAGATCTTCGGCGTGTGCAACGGTCTGGCAGATGCGTTCGACCTTGACCCGACCCTGGTGCGCATCGGGTTCTTCATCGCCTTTCTGTTTTCCGTGGGAACGGTAACCCTGCTCTATCTCTTCATGGCTTTCGTCATGCCCGTGGGACGCCCCGAAAGTCCCGTCGAGAACGCGTAA
- a CDS encoding sigma-70 family RNA polymerase sigma factor has translation MDLSDEELVARARKGDRPAFAHLVDRHRVSVFNLTLRIVGNREDAEEAAQDVFVRAYRSLDRFRGDARFATWLYRIAVNVSLSSARRSRRDLSTTSLSEPEDDDDGLPLQIPDTSANPAERFEQAEFREQVRNLVSALPPIYSAVIAMYHIQSLSYDEISEALELPIGTVKARLFRARAALRNLVGRSMEPDSLS, from the coding sequence ATGGATTTGAGCGATGAAGAACTCGTCGCAAGGGCCCGGAAAGGCGACAGGCCGGCATTCGCCCATCTCGTTGACCGGCACCGGGTTTCCGTATTCAACCTGACCCTCAGGATCGTTGGAAACCGGGAAGACGCCGAAGAGGCGGCGCAGGATGTGTTCGTCCGGGCTTACAGGAGTCTCGACAGGTTCCGCGGAGATGCCAGGTTTGCCACGTGGCTTTACCGTATCGCCGTGAATGTAAGCCTGAGTTCGGCACGGCGTTCCCGGCGGGACCTGTCCACCACTTCCCTGTCGGAGCCGGAAGATGACGATGACGGATTGCCGTTGCAGATACCGGATACCTCGGCGAATCCCGCGGAACGGTTCGAGCAGGCTGAATTCAGGGAACAGGTCAGGAACCTGGTGTCGGCGCTTCCGCCTATTTACAGCGCGGTGATCGCGATGTATCATATCCAAAGCCTGTCTTATGACGAGATCTCGGAAGCGCTGGAGCTGCCGATTGGCACCGTCAAGGCCCGGCTTTTCCGTGCCCGCGCCGCTTTGAGGAACCTGGTCGGCCGATCCATGGAGCCCGATTCGCTGAGTTAA
- a CDS encoding zf-HC2 domain-containing protein: MNCASVQRLIYEAVDRALAPDERRLVDAHLTGCERCRSEVAVLDALIETVETTPPADPSDAFLPNVMARLPASRRSAWLVPSVVFPRVAFAATLVVAALVWLYRETFAEIVGNLLPVQAVMGPAATVIRDLQAYIQTQAGAVADSLPEPVSTSVDWGSLLLVVTTLVVGYLLVRTAEALGVGNSNMQVGKRP; encoded by the coding sequence ATGAACTGCGCATCCGTACAACGACTGATATATGAAGCCGTGGACCGGGCGCTTGCCCCGGATGAGCGCCGCCTGGTGGATGCCCATCTGACAGGATGCGAACGCTGCAGGTCGGAGGTGGCTGTGCTCGACGCCCTGATCGAGACGGTCGAGACGACCCCTCCGGCGGACCCTTCCGACGCATTCCTGCCCAACGTGATGGCAAGGCTCCCCGCGTCCCGGCGGTCCGCGTGGCTCGTGCCGTCCGTGGTCTTCCCCCGCGTGGCCTTTGCCGCAACCCTGGTGGTGGCCGCACTGGTCTGGCTGTATCGCGAGACGTTTGCCGAAATCGTGGGAAACCTCCTGCCCGTACAGGCTGTGATGGGACCGGCGGCGACCGTGATCCGTGACCTCCAGGCTTACATCCAGACTCAGGCCGGTGCGGTGGCGGACAGCCTGCCCGAACCGGTGTCCACCTCCGTCGACTGGGGTTCTCTTCTGCTGGTGGTCACCACGCTGGTGGTCGGTTACCTTCTGGTACGCACGGCCGAAGCGCTGGGCGTCGGAAACTCGAACATGCAGGTCGGCAAGCGGCCTTAG
- the lepA gene encoding translation elongation factor 4 translates to MSTAPIRNFSIIAHIDHGKSTLADRLLEMTGTVSPLKMRAQMLDNLDLERERGITIKAHAIRMSYESPDGQAYTLNLIDTPGHVDFSYEVSRSLAACEGALLIVDAVQGIEAQTISNLYLALENDLTIIPVINKIDLPNARVDVVTGQIVDLLGVEPDDVILASARDGIGVEEVLQAILDRIPPPEPDDSPLRALIFDSIFDQYRGAVPYVRVMSGEIRPGMDIVMCSNGKRFEVAETGVLRFDKAPVDALTAGEVGYLIGNIRNVADASVGDTVTDAARPCDEPLPGYREAKSMVFSGLYPATSEDYEPLKEALEKYQLNDAALVYEPETSVALGFGFRCGFLGLLHMEVVQERLEREYGLTILATMPSVEYRIRTTAGEVLRVDNPADMPDASLIACVEEPFIQAQIVVPTDYIGNIMKLTRDRRGVYKSMEYLDTTRVSLQYELPLSEIVFDFYDRLKSISRGYASFDYDFLEYRASPLVRLNLLLNGDLVDALSIIIHKDKAYEWGRELCQRLRKIIPRQMFEVAVQAAIGGRVIARESIRPLRKNVTAKCYGGDITRKRKLLERQKEGKRRMKQVGNVELPQEAFLAVLDIRGEGAAVGG, encoded by the coding sequence ATGTCCACTGCACCTATTCGCAACTTCTCCATTATCGCGCATATCGACCACGGCAAATCGACGCTGGCGGATCGCCTGCTGGAGATGACGGGTACCGTGTCCCCCTTGAAGATGCGCGCCCAGATGCTGGACAACCTCGACCTGGAGCGGGAACGGGGCATCACGATCAAGGCGCACGCGATCCGCATGTCTTACGAGTCGCCGGACGGGCAGGCTTACACCCTGAACCTGATCGATACGCCCGGTCATGTCGATTTCTCCTACGAGGTATCCCGCAGCCTCGCCGCCTGCGAGGGCGCGCTTCTGATCGTCGACGCGGTCCAGGGCATCGAGGCGCAGACGATCAGCAATCTCTACCTGGCCCTGGAAAACGACCTGACCATTATCCCCGTGATCAACAAGATCGATCTTCCAAACGCCCGGGTCGACGTCGTTACGGGACAAATCGTGGATCTTCTGGGCGTCGAGCCCGACGACGTCATACTGGCCAGCGCCAGGGACGGCATCGGGGTCGAGGAGGTGCTGCAGGCCATCCTGGACCGCATCCCGCCCCCTGAACCCGACGACAGTCCGTTGCGGGCCCTCATCTTCGACTCGATATTCGATCAGTACCGCGGCGCCGTGCCTTACGTGCGCGTCATGAGCGGCGAAATAAGGCCGGGCATGGACATCGTCATGTGTTCCAACGGCAAGCGATTCGAAGTCGCGGAGACCGGGGTACTTCGTTTTGACAAGGCGCCCGTGGACGCGCTCACGGCCGGGGAGGTCGGCTATCTGATCGGGAACATCCGAAACGTGGCCGACGCCAGCGTGGGCGACACCGTCACCGATGCCGCCCGGCCCTGCGACGAACCGCTGCCCGGTTACCGGGAGGCCAAGTCCATGGTGTTCAGCGGGCTCTATCCGGCGACGTCGGAAGATTACGAGCCGCTCAAGGAGGCCCTGGAAAAATACCAGTTGAACGACGCCGCCCTGGTATACGAACCCGAAACCTCGGTAGCGCTCGGATTCGGTTTTCGCTGCGGTTTCCTGGGACTCCTGCACATGGAGGTCGTACAGGAGCGCCTCGAGCGGGAGTACGGACTTACGATCCTGGCCACCATGCCGAGCGTGGAGTACCGGATCAGGACCACCGCGGGCGAGGTGCTCAGAGTGGACAACCCGGCCGATATGCCGGACGCCTCGCTCATCGCCTGCGTGGAAGAGCCGTTCATACAGGCGCAGATCGTGGTGCCGACGGATTACATCGGCAATATCATGAAGCTGACCCGGGACCGGCGGGGCGTTTACAAATCCATGGAGTACCTCGACACGACCCGGGTCTCCCTGCAGTACGAACTGCCGCTGTCGGAGATCGTCTTCGATTTCTACGACAGGTTGAAGTCGATCAGCCGCGGGTATGCTTCTTTCGACTACGACTTCCTGGAATACCGCGCCTCGCCCCTGGTCAGGCTGAACCTGCTTCTCAACGGCGACCTGGTGGATGCCCTTTCTATTATCATCCACAAGGACAAGGCCTATGAGTGGGGCCGCGAACTGTGCCAGCGGCTGCGCAAGATCATACCGCGGCAGATGTTCGAGGTCGCCGTCCAGGCCGCCATCGGCGGCAGGGTCATCGCGCGTGAATCGATCCGTCCTCTGCGCAAGAACGTCACGGCCAAGTGCTACGGAGGCGACATTACCCGGAAACGCAAACTCCTGGAACGGCAGAAGGAGGGCAAACGGCGCATGAAGCAGGTCGGGAACGTCGAATTGCCGCAGGAAGCCTTTCTGGCTGTACTTGATATCCGGGGCGAAGGCGCGGCCGTCGGAGGATAG
- the lepB gene encoding signal peptidase I yields MAKKKSLLREYVEIVLFTVLLFLVIRAEVVQAFRIPSESMEATLQVGDFLLVNKFVYGPGIPFTDIRLPAWRDPEPGDILVFPYPRNPAQMFIKRCIAVAGQKVEIRDKNVYVDDVLVENPPHVKFDDPTVRAAPRSTRDNWGPKIVPAGTLFVMGDNRDYSSDSRYWGFVDTRDVVGNAFIIYWSWERHREDPELVWQSSRPLESVASLVYVLGYNIVHVPWRVRWNRIGRIVM; encoded by the coding sequence TTGGCGAAAAAAAAGTCTCTGCTTCGAGAGTACGTGGAAATCGTGCTGTTCACCGTGCTTCTCTTTCTCGTCATCCGTGCGGAGGTTGTTCAGGCTTTCCGCATTCCGTCGGAATCCATGGAAGCCACCCTGCAGGTGGGTGACTTCCTGCTGGTCAACAAATTCGTCTACGGCCCCGGCATTCCTTTCACGGATATACGTCTGCCCGCCTGGCGCGATCCGGAACCCGGCGATATCCTGGTGTTTCCTTATCCCCGCAACCCTGCGCAGATGTTCATCAAGCGGTGTATCGCCGTCGCCGGGCAGAAGGTGGAGATCCGAGACAAAAACGTATACGTCGACGATGTACTGGTGGAAAATCCGCCGCACGTCAAGTTCGATGATCCGACGGTAAGGGCGGCCCCGCGAAGCACGCGGGACAACTGGGGCCCCAAGATCGTTCCGGCGGGCACCCTGTTCGTCATGGGGGACAACCGGGACTACAGTTCGGACAGCAGATACTGGGGATTCGTAGACACGAGGGATGTCGTGGGCAACGCCTTCATCATCTACTGGTCCTGGGAACGGCACCGGGAAGACCCTGAACTGGTGTGGCAGTCGTCCAGGCCCCTGGAGAGCGTCGCCTCCCTGGTCTACGTGCTGGGTTACAACATCGTCCACGTTCCCTGGCGCGTCCGCTGGAATCGCATCGGCAGAATCGTCATGTAG